A region of Drosophila mauritiana strain mau12 chromosome 3L, ASM438214v1, whole genome shotgun sequence DNA encodes the following proteins:
- the LOC117141631 gene encoding nucleosome-remodeling factor subunit NURF301 isoform X6 gives MSGRGSRKRGRPPKTPNERASGRFNYQLLKKPKYLSEGKSQPSTPSASRGISPQSDEGSRSSHNNHTNRSRGSAAKRGRGRKSAVQPNTSSYSGRKGYESEYHYGSDFGDSEEDKSDNEDDMLLTPSDDESLEVANESESEFSVCSFNQNGVGRPPRPPSPEPVWLQEGRQYAALDLPDSSEDLFIANTHVLRALSIYEVLRRFRHMVRLSPFRFEDLCAALACEEQSALLTEVHIMLLKAILREEDAQGTHFGPLDQKDTVNISLYLIDSITWPEVLRSYVESDKTFDRNVFQILSQTEYPYTGIDNRLEVLQFLSDQFLTSNSIRDVMLQEGPIHYDDHCRVCHRLGDLLCCETCPAVYHLECVDPPMNDVPTEDWQCGLCRSHKVSGVVDCVLPQEKQGVLIRHDSLGVDRHGRKYWFIARRIFIEDQEDFTCWYYSTTSKLKLLLSRLDAEELETRLHSQITERRDEIERQMKLTETLTNEHKHTKRSVIEIEQEAKNELLEKEVLDEDEKDVDAKSEEGTKKPEECKMVTRQKSNQLTNGTLYFKLGMEQGFKNYVNQYSTNPIALNKPQRNEERDKRRHLSHKFSLTTASDFKWIGITMGTTDNMITTLRQTLINFESNIAASFLNINWVVNKKIWNAAVMNARRPSEFAVVLLLFQASLKSVVFANVWHEQLGHTTLQRITSAEREERKKLEKREKRERDDEEERNRLAFNYIKYTLGLKHQVWKQKGEEYRVHGQWGWLWLSSSRRCGVRARRAQPLTHNRVYVHYTMGEENDVNEIILVDPRTQRFMQQCESSNVDGQVCHYLPDQYKNVKVIEDVREKVKGHIDVSKALNAPGRTYYSKVARKSRLDDLLDRRLKLAEVEEQMASKVPSDTKPLLVSSQNVTANSKQTFLEKRLLRLTEVQAKGGPANVNLELVNSLAKQIQTVRLQFSQLNRFAKVFRCYTKECNTNSNAVSQITQNTCYSPLCLQKARAKKELLLLLRKAHTAGNGSKETVAAILGAVKKPSILEQKLTEGKRESSQVTVDDPEEGKPAESEAPLDLLQDWEHARAHAVPFSDSLLTECLLVDQECVTNTRIKQEGDGSGGSNTTPDSNTQDSDKIDYIESMDVCSNVEIESTEDSIVTGLNSGNAEDVDMTPGWRRKRNQKSKKSYIGTKDVLDQTLDKDIPLNKQNRRFPITARPVKRECVKKYERETFENGTERVYSTSSPRGRVYLLNDAAKLYEQAVKTEDKSTISKKPSYSRYPLISNFLTHKKKRSLLVLPRFELLKLARLGGKTSTNGFHHAAKNNTIWQYQCSRPLFRTCWSYRTSNATSLSSLALQLRILWSCLRWDDMIAKPPSTDGKHQVTTDTEIVTLELLKLRHSGRYGEKTSYLRRKVVIPLEMPKTVREVTSIRSGLRKRKRAESPQPTEPQISEEWVDEDKLELWEIKFMGEKQEKARLSAVTRSVASRQLDASGSSGSNTSTNGALGVAGRVQLAPKLSEDVKEKMEQQLKLQRAVHQQRKLVATGEVTRSVTPVKGQVIGSRRVIVKNPDGTTRIIQQAVTQVSRTGGANTAAAAASPTVGGSTSTQSNPSTSTPHKVQIIRGPDGKVSVRGLNPGQQLVQMPDGKLHVLTTTTSSNSAGQGNKIKVPIKPASASSSPAISSAQTTTNPVTPMIKQIAVKHVTKNSATQSIASSSRVALPLAQIKNKLLLAQQQQQSTSSPATSSSPVQKIVSKVVNASTSGQALQQVLVQSGSKLVLGQNAQGQKVIISTSATQQQGTSPVQQQQLVQSQPIQQSPQQISMTQQQIVVGGQRIILSPGQTIVTQRNVPQSQALQMVQQQIQTQQQQQQHHVVQPQQQFVVQSNQIVQSSPSAQTKLVKQLVVQQQSQQTIEEKTQISTTDSNETGTQQVLVPNSTLAQQLAQGKLQVATVNGQQVIVKPLGNNQAQIVAHIKHQGDGNAHIVTSNSATAVPQANPQNSPVKQQALPPQSPQQVVVQQQQIHQQSPTNFESGVTPITQQPVLTQTVQAPAQQQALSVEESLLQNQPPGTVIKCVTAQVLQTEHGPRIVLQGLVGNDFTAQQLQLVQTQVKQQLMKAQESNGKLGVLGPTKIYLAVQPENAVQSQPPPLTPVHQSAAHQQTNNIEIDADTLATTYEANSTIKDIAINNGDDQENSKCAETENSNITTNESFAGTSSLLEGSEQKEPTNLAGFDISETDLENKQNESFVVTRGYIQKSISNALKQGNLSPELEEKLVCMQKQQENANSTNEWESCSRSSVNEEALTSSRQTDDTEWKIRTSLKRPNAMTTSSQFNRILKKNRSKNDEVAELGEQKQSQLERHKELLKKNILRKRSLLERNLQSEIHEDVKTKVQRHVRPLSNASPDEHSENERSGEPNLDFKRTEVQNPRHGAGRPKKLTRKKEKLYCICRTPYDDTKFYVGCDLCSNWFHGDCVSITEEASKKLSEFICIDCKRARETQQLYCSCRQPYDESQFYICCDKCQDWFHGRCVGILQSEAEFIDEYVCPECQRKNDANAANMKKLTPNDVEELKNLIKQMQLHKSAWPFMEPVDPKEAPDYYKVIKEPMDLKRMEIKLESNTYTKLAEFIGDMTKIFDNCRYYNPKESSFYKCAEALESYFVQKIKNFRENVFGQRT, from the exons TCTATGAAGTACTGCGACGATTTCGCCACATGGTCCGCCTTTCACCATTCCGATTTGAAGACTTGTGTGCAGCGCTGGCTTGTGAGGAGCAAAGTGCATTATTGACGGAGGTACACATAATGTTACTTAAAGCGATTCTTCGAGAAGAGGACGCGCAGGGTACACATTTTGGCCCGCTGGATCAAAAAGATACGGTTAATATAAGTCTTTACCTGATTGACTCTATAACGTGGCCGGAAGTTTTGCGAAGCTATGTGGAAAGCGATAAGACGTTTGATCGCAACGTGTTTCAGATTTTAAGCCAAACTGAATACCCGTACACGGGCATTGACAATCGGCTTGAAGTGCTCCAGTTTCTGTCAGATCAATTTTTAACTTCCAATTCTATACGAGATGTAATGCTGCAGGAGGGGCCTATTCATTATGATGACCATTGCCGCGTATGCCATCGGCTCGGTGATTTATTATGCTGCGAGACGTGCCCTGCTGTCTATCATTTGGAATGTGTGGACCCGCCAATGAATGACGTACCTACTGAGGATTGGCAGTGCGGGCTTTGCCGCTCGCATAAGGTAAGTGGCGTAGTGGACTGCGTGTTGCCACAGGAAAAACAAGGCGTGCTAATCCGGCATGATAGCCTCGGTGTTGATCGTCATGGGCGCAAATATTGGTTTATTGCACGTCGCATTTTTATCGAGGATCAGGAGGACTTTACATGCTGGTATTACAGTACGACAAGTAAGTTAAAATTGCTGCTCAGCCGACTGGACGCCGAAGAACTGGAAACTCGTCTGCATAGCCAGATTACAGAACGGAGAGACGAAATCGAGCGCCAAATGAAACTGACTGAGACCTTAACCAATGAACACAAACACACGAAGCGTAGTGTTATCGAAATCGAACAAGAGGCTAAAAATGAACTTTTGGAGAAAGAGGTCCTTGACGAGGATGAAAAAGATGTTGATGCTAAATCTGAAGAGGGAACAAAAAAACCAGAAGAATGTAAAATGGTCACGCGTCAAAAATCCAATCAGCTGACTAATGGTACTTTGTATTTCAAACTTGGTATGGAGCAAGGATTTAAAAATTATGTCAACCAGTATTCAACAAATCCGATTGCACTCAATAAGCCGCAACGAAACGAGGAGCGAGATAAGCGACGCCATCTGTCCCATAAGTTCTCGTTAACGACGGCTTCTGACTTTAAATGGATCGGTATAACCATGGGAACTACTGACAATATGATAACCACTCTGAGGCAAACATTGATAAACTTCGAATCCAATATAGCAGCttcctttttaaatattaactGGGTAGTTAACAAAAAAATTTGGAATGCTGCGGTGATGAACGCCCGTCGACCTTCTGAATTTGCGGTCGTATTGTTACTTTTTCAAGCGTCCCTTAAGAGCGTTGTTTTTGCCAACGTCTGGCATGAGCAACTCGGGCACACAACCTTGCAACGCATAACTAGTGCCGAACGAGAAGAGCGaaaaaagctggaaaagcgaGAGAAGCGCGAGCGGGATGATGAGGAAGAACGTAATCGCTTAGCATTTAACTACATAAAGTATACCCTGGGTCTCAAACATCAAGTCTGGAAGCAAAAAGGAGAAGAATACCGGGTACACGGGCAATGGGGCTGGCTTTGGCTCTCAAGCAGTCGACGCTGTGGTGTTCGTGCACGGCGAGCCCAGCCACTAACACACAATAGAGTCTACGTACATTACACCATGGGAGAGGAAAACGACgtaaatgaaattattttagTCGACCCACGCACCCAACGGTTTATGCAACAATGTGAGTCAAGCAATGTGGATGGACAGGTGTGTCATTATTTACCGGACCaatataaaaatgtgaaaGTTATAGAAGATGTTAGGGAGAAAGTCAAAGGGCACATCGACGTCAGCAAAGCGCTTAATGCTCCAGGTCGTACTTATTATTCGAAAGTGGCTCGCAAATCTAGGTTAGATGATTTATTGGATCGCCGTTTAAAGTTGGCCGAGGTCGAGGAGCAGATGGCTTCTAAAGTTCCTTCTGACACGAAGCCGCTTCTTGTTTCTTCTCAAAATGTTACAGCCAACAGCAAACAAACGTTTCTGGAGAAGCGTTTACTTCGCCTTACTGAAGTCCAAGCAAAGGGGGGTCCTGCAAACGTAAACTTGGAACTTGTTAATTCGCTGGCTAAACAAATTCAAACCGTGCGCTTACAATTTAGTCAGCTTAATCGGTTTGCTAAAGTTTTTCGTTGTTACACAAAGGAGTGTAACACCAATTCAAATGCTGTATCTCAAATAACCCAAAATACTTGCTACTCTCCATTATGTCTTCAAAAAGCTCGGGCCAAAAAGGAACTTCTTTTGCTGTTGCGAAAGGCGCACACTGCCGGTAATGGCTCAAAAGAGACAGTTGCCGCTATTTTGGGCGCTGTTAAAAAGCCATCTATTCTCGAGCAGAAGCTGACGGAGGGTAAAAGAGAATCATCTCAGGTGACCGTGGATGATCCCGAAGAGGGGAAGCCAGCTGAATCCGAAGCGCCGTTGGATTTACTTCAAGATTGGGAACATGCACGAGCGCACGCCGTTCCTTTTAGCGATTCTTTATTGACCGAGTGCCTGCTGGTTGACCAGGAGTGCGTAACCAACACGAGAATTAAACAAGAGGGGGATGGCAGTGGCGGAAGCAATACAACTCCTGACTCGAACACACAAGACTCCGATAAAATAGACTATATTGAGAGTATGGACGTTTGTAGTAATGTTGAAATTGAGAGTACCGAAGACTCCATTGTTACGGGCTTAAACTCTGGGAACGCTGAAGATGTCGATATGACACCTGGATGGCGGCGAAAGCGTAACCAGAAATCGAAAAAAAGCTACATCGGCACTAAGGATGTGTTGGATCAGACGTTAGACAAGGATATACCACTTAACAAACAGAACCGCAGATTTCCCATCACTGCACGTCCGGTTAAGCGCGAATGTGTGAAAAAATACGAACGAGAGACATTTGAGAATGGAACCGAGCGGGTCTATTCGACTAGTTCGCCTCGGGGTCGTGTATACCTCCTTAATGACGCAGCCAAGTTGTATGAGCAAGCTGTAAAAACTGAGGATAAGTCAACGATATCCAAAAAGCCATCATACTCTCGATACCCACTTATATCAAATTTTCTTACTCATAAAAAAAAGCGTAGCCTTTTAGTGCTACCACGATTTGAGTTACTGAAACTGGCTCGTCTAGGTGGAAAAACATCGACAAATGGTTTTCATCACGCAGCGAAAAATAACACAATTTGGCAGTATCAGTGCTCGCGTCCCCTCTTCCGAACCTGTTGGTCCTATAGAACATCTAATGCCACGTCCTTATCCAGCCTAGCACTTCAGCTACGAATATTGTGGTCGTGTCTCCGCTGGGATGACATGATAGCAAAGCCACCATCCACGGATGGGAAGCATCAGGTTACTACGGATACTGAAATTGTAACATTGGAATTGCTCAAACTTCGGCATTCAGGACGCTATGGTGAGAAAACAAGCTATTTGCGACGAAAAGTTGTTATTCCACTTGAAATGCCCAAGACTGTAAGAG AAGTAACATCTATACGATCTGGACTGCGAAAACGAAAGCGTGCTGAATCTCCTCAGCCAACCGAGCCACAAATAAGCGAGGAATGGGTCGACGAAGATAAATTGGAGCTatgggaaattaaatttatgggagaaaaacaagaaaaggCACGCCTATCAGCTGTCACCCGATCTGTAGCATCCCGTCAATTGGACGCAAGTGGTAGTAGTGGTTCCAACACTTCAACTAATGGAGCTCTTGGCGTCGCCGGACGCGTCCAACTGGCACCTAAGTTGAGTGAAGATGTTAAAGAAAAAATGGAACAACAATTGAAATTACAGCGCGCTGTTCATCAGCAGAGAAAATTGGTTGCAACTGGCGAAGTAACCCGTTCTGTGACACCAG TTAAAGGCCAGGTTATCGGTAGCAGGCGTGTCATTGTTAAAAACCCTGATGGCACAACTCGAATTATTCAGCAAGCAGTTACGCAGGTTTCAAGAACAGGAGGAGCTAatactgcagcagcagctgcttcACCTACTGTAGGAGGCTCGACAAGCACGCAGTCAAATCCATCCACATCTACACCGCATAAAGTACAAATTATAAGGGGCCCAGATGGCAAAGTAAGCGTACGCGGGTTAAATCCTGGGCAGCAGCTGGTTCAAATGCCGGATGGTAAACTCCATGTGCTGACTACCACAACATCTTCAAATTCGGCGGGGCAAG GAAACAAAATAAAGGTTCCCATTAAGCCAGCTTCTGCTTCGTCGTCACCCGCCATCAGTTCAGCACAGACTACTACAAATCCAGTGACGCCAATGATAAAGCAAATTGCAGTTAAACATGTCACAAAAAATTCAGCGACCCAATCCATAGCATCATCCTCGCGAGTAGCATTACCGCTTGCTCAAATTAAGAATAAGTTGTTACTggcccaacagcagcagcaatcaaCATCATCACCAGCAACTTCATCATCCCCCGTGCAAAAGATAGTGTCAAAAGTGGTTAACGCTAGTACCTCTGGGCAAGCTCTACAGCAAGTACTTGTGCAGTCTGGGTCAAAACTTGTATTGGGCCAAAACGCACAAGGACAAAAGGTTATTATATCTACATCGGCGACACAACAGCAAGGAACATCACCGGttcaacagcagcaactaGTACAATCGCAACCAATTCAGCAGTCACCACAGCAGATCTCCATGACACAG CAGCAGATAGTAGTTGGCGGTCAACGGATTATCTTAAGCCCCGGTCAAACTATTGTTACTCAGAGGAATGTGCCGCAGAGTCAAGCATTGCAGATGGTTCAGCAGCAGATTCAAacccagcaacagcagcagcaacatcatgTCGTCCAGCCTCAGCAACAATTTGTGGTTCAATCAAACCAAATTGTACAATCTTCGCCAAGTGCACAAACCAAACTGGTTAAACAGCTTGTGGTTCAACAACAATCGCAGCAAACCATTgaagaaaaaacacaaatcagCACGACTGATAGCAATGAAACTGGCACACAACAAGTCTTGGTTCCAAATTCAACTTTAGCCCAGCAGTTAGCACAGGGCAAATTGCAGGTGGCAACAGTGAATGGGCAACAAGTAATCGTAAAACCGTTGGGAAATAATCAGGCTCAAATCGTGGCACATATTAAACACCAAGGTGATGGGAACGCTCACATCGTTACAAGTAATTCAGCCACTGCAGTACCTCAAGCTAACCCACAGAACTCACCAGTCAAGCAACAGGCTCTCCCACCACAAAGTCCACAACAAGTCGttgtgcagcagcaacagataCATCAACAGTCACCTACAAACTTCGAAAGTGGCGTTACCCCAATAACTCAACAGCCGGTTCTCACCCAGACTGTCCAGGCCCCAGCCCAACAGCAAGCCTTGAGTGTTGAGGAAAGTCTTTTGCAGAATCAGCCGCCTGGAACAGTAATTAAATGTGTCACCGCTCAAGTATTGCAAACCGAGCATGGTCCACGTATAGTATTGCAAGGCCTGGTGGGCAACGATTTCACTGCACAACAACTGCAATTGGTGCAAACGCAGGTGAAGCAGCAACTAATGAAGG CTCAAGAGTCAAATGGCAAACTTGGTGTTCTAGGCCCAACAAAAATATACTTGGCGGTACAGCCGGAAAATGCAGTTCAATCACAGCCACCTCCTCTAACACCAGTTCACCAATCGGCTGCGCATCAGCAA ACCAACAACATCGAAATCGACGCCGATACGCTAGCAACAACTTACGAAGCCAATTCAACTATTAAAGATATAGCCATTAATAATGGCGATGATCAGGAAAACAGTAAATGTgcagaaacagaaaattctAATATTACAACTAATGAGTCCTTTGCCGGTACATCTTCCCTATTAGAGGGTTCAGAGCAAAAGGAACCAACTAATCTTGCCGGCTTCGATATATCAGAAACAGACttagaaaataaacaaaacgaaaGCTTCGTTGTTACCAGAGGATACATACAGAAGT CTATTTCAAATGCTTTGAAACAAGGTAATTTAAGTCCGGAACTTGAAGAAAAACTTGTTTGTATGCAGAAGCAACAAGAAAATGCGAATTCGACGAATGAGTGGGAATCATGCTCAAGGAGCAGTGTGAATGAGGAAGCACTTACTTCCAGTCGCCAAACCGATGACACTGAATGGAAAATTCGTACTTCCTTAAAACGCCCAAATGCTATGACAACAAGCAGCCAATTTAAtcgaattttaaaaaaaaatcggaGCAAGAATGACGAAGTCGCTGAACTTGGAGAACAAAAGCAATCCCAGTTGGAACGTCATAAAGAATtgcttaaaaaaaatattttgcgcAAGCGTTCCTTATTAGAGCGCAATTTACAAAGCGAAATACACGAAGATGTAAAAACTAAAGTCCAAAGACATGTACGCCCCTTAAGTAACGCTTCACCGGACGAACATAGCGAAAATGAAAGAAGTGGCGAACCAAATTTAGATTTTAAACG GACAGAGGTGCAGAACCCCAGACATGGCGCCGGCCGACCAAAAAAGTTGAcaagaaaaaaggaaaagttgTATTGCATTTGCCGTACTCCATATGATGACACAAA GTTTTACGTGGGGTGCGACTTGTGCAGCAATTGGTTCCATGGGGATTGTGTCAGTATTACCGAGGAAGCTTCTAAAAAACTATCGGAGTTCATTTGCATTGATTGCAAGAGGGCGAGAGAAACGCAACAGCTTTACTGTAGCTGTCGTCAACCATATGACGAGTCACAATTTTATATATGCTGTGATAAGTGCCAGGATTGGTTTCATGGCCGTTGCGTTGGAATACTTCAGAGCGAAGCAGAGTTTATTGATGAATATGTTTGCCCTGAATGCCAACGCAAAAACGATGCTAACGctgcaaatatgaaaaaactGACTCCAAATGACGTTGAAGAGCTGAAAAACTTAATTAAGCAGATGCAG TTACACAAAAGTGCTTGGCCATTTATGGAACCGGTTGATCCGAAGGAAGCACCCGATTATTACAAAGTGATTAAAGAGCCAATGG ATCTCAAACGGATGGAAATTAAACTCGAATCAAACACCTATACGAAACTAGCTGAGTTCATAGGCGATATGACAAAAATTTTTGACAACTGCCGTTACTATAACCCAAAAGAATCATCCTTTTATAAGTGTGCTGAAGCACTAGAGTCATACTTtgtgcaaaaaattaaaaattttcgCGAAAATGTTTTTGGCCAAAGGACATAA